In the Gossypium arboreum isolate Shixiya-1 chromosome 10, ASM2569848v2, whole genome shotgun sequence genome, one interval contains:
- the LOC108481979 gene encoding peptidyl-prolyl cis-trans isomerase CYP22 isoform X1, with protein MASGGGSSGGGVEWHVRPPNPKNPIVFFDITIGSIPAGRIKMELFADIAPKTAENFRQLCTGEYRKAGLPVGYKGCQFHRVIKDFMIQAGDFLKGDGSGCTSIYGHKFEDENFIAKHTGPGLLSMANSGPNTNGCQFFITCAKCEWLDNKHVVFGRVLGDCLLVVRKIENVATGPNNRPKLPCIIAECGEM; from the exons ATGGCGTCTGGAGGAGGAAGCAGCGGTGGAGGTGTGGAGTGGCACGTTAGGCCTCCGAATCCCAAAAATCCAATCGTCTTTTTCGATATAACCATCGGTTCCATCCCCGCCGGCCGTATCAAAATGGAACTCTTCGCTGATATTGCTCCTAAAACTGCCGAAAATTTCAG ACAGCTATGCACCGGCGAATACAG GAAAGCAGGGCTGCCTGTTGGTTACAAGGGTTGCCAATTTCATAGGGTTATTAAAGATTTTATGATTCAAGCTGGAGATTTTCTTAAG GGTGATGGTAGTGGATGTACTTCCATATATGGCCATAAGTTTGAAGATGAAAATTTCATTGCCAAGCACACTGGTCCTGGGCTTCTATCAATG GCAAACAGTGGTCCAAATACCAATGGTTGTCAG TTTTTTATCACGTGCGCGAAATGTGAGTGGCTTGATAATAAGCATGTTGTATTCGGG AGGGTACTTGGAGATTGTCTTCTCGTTGTTCGGAAGATCGAGAATGTGGCTACAGGACCAAACAACCGGCCGAAATTACCATGCATTATAGCTGAGTGTGGGGAAATGTAA
- the LOC108481979 gene encoding peptidyl-prolyl cis-trans isomerase CYP22 isoform X2, with product MASGGGSSGGGVEWHVRPPNPKNPIVFFDITIGSIPAGRIKMELFADIAPKTAENFRQLCTGEYRKAGLPVGYKGCQFHRVIKDFMIQAGDFLKGDGSGCTSIYGHKFEDENFIAKHTGPGLLSMANSGPNTNGCQFFITCAKCEWLDNKHVVFGK from the exons ATGGCGTCTGGAGGAGGAAGCAGCGGTGGAGGTGTGGAGTGGCACGTTAGGCCTCCGAATCCCAAAAATCCAATCGTCTTTTTCGATATAACCATCGGTTCCATCCCCGCCGGCCGTATCAAAATGGAACTCTTCGCTGATATTGCTCCTAAAACTGCCGAAAATTTCAG ACAGCTATGCACCGGCGAATACAG GAAAGCAGGGCTGCCTGTTGGTTACAAGGGTTGCCAATTTCATAGGGTTATTAAAGATTTTATGATTCAAGCTGGAGATTTTCTTAAG GGTGATGGTAGTGGATGTACTTCCATATATGGCCATAAGTTTGAAGATGAAAATTTCATTGCCAAGCACACTGGTCCTGGGCTTCTATCAATG GCAAACAGTGGTCCAAATACCAATGGTTGTCAG TTTTTTATCACGTGCGCGAAATGTGAGTGGCTTGATAATAAGCATGTTGTATTCGGG AAATGA
- the LOC108480417 gene encoding NADH dehydrogenase [ubiquinone] 1 alpha subcomplex subunit 6, which yields MAFTLRSVKVPPNSASLEEAKSRVFDFFRQACRSIPTIMDIYNLDDVVTKSELRSSISSQIRKNSHVTNPKVIDLLLFKGMEELNNIVEHAKQRHHIIGQYVLGRQGLAQDLDTKDEGTSDFLKNFYKSNYF from the exons ATGGCATTCACATTGAGGAGTGTGAAAGTACCGCCCAACTCAGCGAGTTTGGAAGAAGCAAAGAGCCGGGTCTTCGATTTCTTCAGACAAGCTTGTCGGTCAATCCCCACTATTATGGATATCTATAACCTAGACGACGTCGTCACCAAATCCGAGCTCCGTTCTTCCATCTCCTCCCAGATCCGTAAGAACTCTCATGTTACTAACCCTAAG GTAATTGATTTGCTGCTGTTTAAGGGTATGGAAGAGCTGAACAACATCGTTGAACATGCAAAGCAACGGCACCACATTATCGGGCAGTATGTGCTGGGTCGTCAAGGGCTTGCACAGGATTTGGACACCAAGGATGAAGGCACGTCTGATTTCCTCAAGAATTTCTATAAAAGCAACTACTTTTAA
- the LOC108481722 gene encoding protein IWS1 homolog 1-like, with the protein MEEETNIIREIVRHDFPKTNKRKLQKPSDLEEMWGWLNSDYQDQKDEQIRRKSDTDVEIEAMFDKVKRRKKMEETSSPGIGLLVEKVMAQMEVAAEEDIELNIQNKPAIRKIQMLPLLTDFLSKKKLQQEFLDHGVLTLLKSWLEPLPDGSLPNATLRSSILNILTQVMPVDISLEDGREQLKKSGLGKVIMFLSKSDEETTSNRKLAKHLVQNWCRTLFNKTTSYSDLRNSVIPTMKKPLMKQSTRVELREAELDLECPRRPCSSGTASGSVSVPEPTPCVFEVNPLTNFKPEFARRYRRCREVRESKCFKRIEKNMRRLKKSNKKKTLQAAKLGCFVDSKQDTQ; encoded by the coding sequence ATGGAGGAAGAAACCAACATCATTCGTGAGATCGTCCGACACGATTTCCCTAAAACCAACAAGAGAAAGCTTCAGAAACCGAGTGATCTGGAGGAGATGTGGGGTTGGCTTAACTCGGATTATCAGGACCAGAAAGACGAACAAATCCGTCGTAAATCTGATACTGATGTAGAGATCGAGGCGATGTTCGATAAGGTCAAGAGAAGGAAGAAGATGGAGGAAACAAGTTCTCCGGGAATTGGATTACTCGTTGAGAAAGTAATGGCTCAAATGGAGGTTGCTGCCGAAGAAGACATTGAGCTTAACATCCAAAACAAACCCGCTATTAGAAAGATCCAAATGCTGCCTCTTCTTACTGACTTTCTTTCCAAGAAAAAGCTGCAACAAGAGTTTTTGGATCATGGGGTTTTAACTTTGTTGAAGAGTTGGCTCGAGCCTCTTCCCGATGGAAGCTTACCAAACGCCACGCTTCGATCTTCCATTTTGAATATCTTAACTCAGGTGATGCCTGTTGATATCAGCTTAGAAGATGGAAGGGAGCAGTTGAAGAAGAGTGGGCTTGGTAAAGTCATTATGTTTCTTTCAAAATCAGATGAGGAAACCACTTCCAATCGAAAACTTGCCAAGCATTTGGTCCAAAACTGGTGTCGAACCTTATTCAACAAGACTACAAGCTACTCTGACCTCAGAAACAGCGTAATTCCAACGATGAAGAAGCCATTAATGAAGCAATCAACAAGGGTAGAATTGAGGGAGGCAGAGTTAGATTTGGAATGTCCTCGCAGGCCATGTTCATCAGGAACAGCAAGTGGGTCTGTTTCAGTGCCTGAGCCAACACCGTGCGTTTTTGAGGTGAACCCTCTAACAAATTTCAAACCAGAGTTTGCAAGACGTTATCGGAGATGTAGAGAAGTGAGAGAAAGCAAGTGTTTTAAAAGGATAGAGAAGAACATGAGGAGATTGAAGAAATCGAATAAGAAGAAGACTCTGCAAGCTGCAAAACTTGGCTGTTTTGTAGACTCTAAACAGGATACGCAATGA